Proteins from a genomic interval of Trichocoleus desertorum ATA4-8-CV12:
- a CDS encoding 1-acyl-sn-glycerol-3-phosphate acyltransferase has translation MISFDSMISLNSFRRDSSDTPPAPNQDMGITTHASSSTPPNKPATSISRFSPWLMPWVYPLGRHVVLPAYFRRIEVSGRENLPAEGPVVLAPTHRSRWDALLVPYAAGRDITGHDLRFMVSADEVKGLQGWFIRRLGGFPIDPKRPAIASLRHGVELLENRESLVIFPEGGIFRDRQVHPLKPGLARLALQAEANQPGLDVKIVPISLHYSQAVPGWGSEVRIRIGEPLKASTYNLEQPKASAKTLTADLEASLQELSCQLSSASPNSELDAER, from the coding sequence ATGATCTCGTTTGACTCCATGATTTCGCTCAACTCCTTTCGCCGTGACTCTAGCGATACTCCTCCAGCACCGAATCAGGACATGGGGATAACCACTCACGCAAGTTCCTCCACGCCGCCCAATAAACCTGCAACGAGTATTTCTCGCTTTTCCCCGTGGCTCATGCCTTGGGTTTATCCGCTGGGTCGCCATGTGGTTTTGCCTGCTTACTTTAGGCGGATTGAGGTCAGTGGTCGGGAAAATTTGCCCGCTGAGGGGCCAGTGGTTCTAGCGCCGACCCATCGTTCTCGTTGGGATGCGTTGCTGGTGCCTTATGCAGCAGGCCGAGACATTACGGGGCACGACTTAAGGTTTATGGTTTCGGCGGATGAGGTGAAGGGGCTGCAAGGCTGGTTTATTCGTCGCCTAGGAGGGTTTCCGATTGACCCGAAGCGTCCGGCGATCGCGAGTCTACGACATGGAGTGGAGTTGCTGGAAAACCGCGAATCTTTGGTGATCTTCCCGGAAGGAGGGATTTTTCGCGATCGCCAAGTACATCCTTTGAAGCCTGGATTGGCTCGCTTAGCGCTACAAGCAGAAGCTAACCAGCCTGGTTTGGACGTCAAAATTGTGCCGATTAGTTTGCATTACAGCCAAGCTGTGCCCGGATGGGGATCTGAGGTTAGGATTCGCATTGGGGAGCCGCTGAAGGCTTCAACCTATAACTTAGAGCAACCCAAGGCCAGCGCTAAAACCTTGACTGCTGACCTAGAAGCCTCACTACAAGAGTTGAGCTGCCAACTTTCATCGGCTAGCCCTAATTCGGAATTAGACGCCGAGCGTTAG
- the grxC gene encoding glutaredoxin 3, with the protein MLEFLNRFLGRHPEQVKAHVEIYTWQTCPYCIRAKVLLQWKGVKFTEYKIDGDGAARVKMGERANGRRTVPQIFINNEHVGGCDDLYALDRQGQLDPLLVQSAVEV; encoded by the coding sequence ATGCTCGAATTTCTCAATCGGTTTTTAGGTCGTCACCCTGAGCAAGTTAAGGCTCATGTGGAGATTTATACGTGGCAAACTTGTCCTTACTGCATTCGGGCGAAGGTGTTGTTGCAGTGGAAAGGGGTGAAGTTTACTGAGTACAAGATCGATGGTGATGGTGCGGCTAGGGTCAAAATGGGAGAGCGGGCGAATGGTCGCCGGACGGTGCCGCAAATTTTTATCAATAATGAACATGTGGGCGGCTGTGATGATCTGTATGCCTTGGATCGTCAGGGGCAGTTAGACCCGCTTTTGGTGCAGTCTGCTGTTGAAGTTTGA
- the glpX gene encoding class II fructose-bisphosphatase, which produces MENTLGLEIIEVVEQAAIASARWMGKGEKNIADQVAVEAMRERMNKIYMRGRIVIGEGERDDAPMLYIGEEVGICTREDAKEYCNPDELIEIDIAVDPCEGTNLVAYGQNGSMAVLAISEKGGLFAAPDFYMKKLAAPAAAKGKVDIRKSATENLKILSECLNRSVEELVVVVMDRPRHKDLIQEIRQAGARVRLISDGDVSAAICCAFTGTNIHALMGIGAAPEGVISAAAMRCLGGHFQGQLIYDPADVNTPESSNWNREANIARLKEMGVDDPDRIYNDNELASGETVLFAACGITPGTLMEGVRFFGGGARTQSLVISNQSKTARFVDTIHLLDGQSKTLQLR; this is translated from the coding sequence GTGGAAAACACGCTCGGTCTTGAGATTATTGAAGTGGTGGAGCAGGCCGCGATCGCCTCTGCTCGCTGGATGGGCAAGGGCGAAAAGAACATCGCTGACCAAGTTGCTGTAGAAGCAATGCGGGAGCGAATGAACAAAATTTACATGCGAGGCCGTATCGTGATCGGAGAAGGGGAGCGCGATGACGCCCCCATGCTCTACATCGGGGAAGAAGTGGGAATTTGCACCCGCGAGGATGCTAAAGAATACTGCAACCCAGACGAGCTGATCGAAATTGACATTGCGGTTGACCCCTGCGAAGGCACCAACCTCGTCGCTTATGGTCAAAACGGCTCCATGGCCGTCTTGGCTATTTCTGAAAAGGGCGGTTTGTTTGCAGCTCCCGACTTCTACATGAAGAAATTGGCAGCTCCAGCAGCAGCCAAGGGCAAAGTAGACATTCGCAAGTCTGCGACCGAAAACCTCAAGATTCTATCCGAGTGCTTAAACCGCTCTGTTGAAGAATTGGTGGTTGTCGTCATGGATCGTCCTCGTCATAAGGACTTGATTCAAGAAATTCGCCAAGCTGGAGCCAGAGTACGCCTCATCAGCGATGGTGACGTGTCTGCTGCCATTTGTTGTGCTTTTACAGGCACCAACATCCACGCCCTCATGGGTATTGGCGCAGCTCCTGAAGGTGTGATCTCCGCTGCTGCAATGCGTTGCTTAGGTGGTCACTTCCAAGGCCAACTGATCTATGACCCCGCAGATGTAAACACTCCCGAAAGCAGCAACTGGAACCGGGAAGCCAACATCGCTCGTTTGAAAGAAATGGGCGTTGATGACCCCGATCGCATCTACAACGACAATGAGCTAGCGTCTGGTGAAACCGTCCTGTTCGCAGCTTGCGGTATCACCCCTGGCACCTTAATGGAAGGAGTGCGCTTCTTCGGTGGTGGTGCCCGGACTCAATCCCTGGTCATTTCCAACCAGTCAAAAACCGCTCGCTTCGTAGATACCATTCACCTGCTCGATGGGCAAAGCAAAACCTTGCAATTGCGTTAA
- a CDS encoding glutamyl-tRNA reductase produces the protein MNIAVVGLSHKTAPVEVREKLSIPEHQHEAAIAHLQSYSHIEEAAILSTCNRLEIYIVTTESEHGVREVTQFLSEHSKLPVPALRPHLFVLLHQDAVMHLMRVAAGLDSLVLGEGQILAQVKHTHKLGQQYKGVGRILNQLFKQAISAGKRVRTETSIGTGAVSISSAAVELAQIKVPNLAACRVAIIGAGKMARLLVQHLISKGAVQICILNRSLERAEELASQFTEAQLKLCSLSEMSEVLTCSDLVFTSTASTQPILDRAKLESCLEPTQPLMLIDISVPRNVDADVNDLDCVQVFNVDDLKAVVAQNQESRRQMAMEAEALLEDELDAFDVWWRSLETITTISCLREKIETIREQELEKALSRLGSEFAEKHQEIIEALTRGIVNKILHDPMVQLRAQQDIEARRRAMQSLEMLFNLNPEARSGEVM, from the coding sequence ATGAATATTGCCGTTGTGGGCCTCAGCCACAAGACAGCCCCCGTTGAAGTGCGCGAAAAGCTTAGTATTCCAGAACATCAACATGAAGCGGCGATCGCTCATTTGCAAAGCTACAGCCACATTGAGGAAGCTGCCATCCTCAGTACCTGTAACCGCCTAGAAATTTACATTGTCACCACCGAGTCCGAGCACGGGGTGCGGGAAGTGACGCAATTTTTATCGGAGCATAGCAAGCTACCCGTTCCGGCACTGCGCCCCCACTTGTTCGTGCTGTTACACCAAGACGCAGTGATGCACTTGATGCGCGTGGCGGCTGGATTGGATAGCTTGGTGTTGGGTGAAGGGCAAATTCTGGCTCAGGTGAAGCACACTCACAAACTGGGTCAGCAGTACAAAGGCGTGGGCCGCATTCTCAATCAACTGTTTAAGCAAGCGATCTCTGCGGGTAAACGCGTTCGCACAGAGACCAGCATTGGTACTGGAGCAGTTTCAATTAGTTCTGCTGCGGTGGAGCTAGCTCAAATTAAAGTACCAAATTTGGCCGCTTGTCGAGTTGCCATTATCGGCGCAGGCAAGATGGCGCGACTGTTGGTGCAGCACTTGATTTCCAAAGGGGCGGTGCAAATTTGTATTCTCAATCGTTCTTTGGAACGAGCGGAGGAATTAGCCAGCCAGTTTACGGAAGCGCAACTCAAGCTTTGCTCACTGTCTGAGATGTCGGAAGTGCTGACCTGCTCGGATTTGGTGTTTACCAGTACCGCCTCGACGCAGCCGATCTTGGATCGCGCCAAGCTAGAGAGCTGCCTAGAACCCACTCAACCGTTGATGTTGATTGACATTTCGGTGCCCCGGAACGTTGATGCTGATGTCAATGACTTGGATTGCGTCCAGGTGTTTAACGTCGATGACTTGAAAGCAGTGGTGGCTCAAAATCAAGAAAGCCGTCGGCAAATGGCGATGGAAGCGGAAGCCCTGCTTGAAGATGAGTTAGATGCGTTTGATGTCTGGTGGCGATCGCTGGAAACTATCACCACGATTAGCTGCCTACGAGAGAAAATTGAAACTATTCGTGAACAAGAGCTGGAAAAGGCGTTATCTCGTTTAGGCAGTGAGTTTGCGGAGAAGCATCAGGAAATCATTGAGGCGCTGACTAGAGGGATTGTGAATAAGATTCTGCATGACCCCATGGTGCAACTGCGGGCGCAGCAGGATATTGAGGCCCGACGCCGAGCCATGCAGTCTTTGGAGATGCTGTTTAATCTCAATCCAGAAGCGCGATCGGGTGAAGTGATGTAG
- the tadA gene encoding tRNA adenosine(34) deaminase TadA has product MARSLELAEAAGVAGEVPVGAVIVGPQGEVVAEAQNRRERDRDPTAHAEVLALRAAGQVLQNWHLNECTLYVTLEPCPMCAGAIVQARLGLLVYGADDPKTGAVRMVMNLPDSACSFHQLKVLGGILETPCRQQLQDWFAQRRRSRHP; this is encoded by the coding sequence ATGGCTCGATCGCTGGAGTTGGCTGAAGCGGCTGGTGTGGCAGGGGAGGTGCCTGTGGGAGCGGTGATTGTGGGACCGCAGGGGGAGGTGGTTGCGGAGGCGCAAAATCGGCGGGAGCGCGATCGCGACCCTACGGCTCATGCGGAGGTATTGGCTTTGCGGGCGGCGGGGCAGGTGCTACAAAATTGGCATTTGAATGAATGCACGCTGTATGTGACGCTGGAGCCTTGCCCGATGTGTGCGGGGGCAATTGTGCAGGCGCGTTTGGGGTTGTTGGTGTATGGAGCGGACGATCCAAAAACTGGTGCGGTTCGGATGGTGATGAATCTACCGGATAGTGCTTGTTCGTTTCACCAGCTCAAGGTTTTGGGTGGCATCTTGGAAACGCCTTGTCGGCAGCAGTTGCAGGATTGGTTTGCCCAACGGCGGCGATCGCGGCACCCCTAG
- a CDS encoding UPF0182 family protein — translation MSKRWSQIIFRVVAFLIGLWLAFDLLARLGGEILWFQELGYLPTFLLRAFTKGGLWTIACLVTIAFWFGNFAIARRLQHQKPQEQDLSPKDILWGNWAARPRGLGLTRLLTLAVGLNFLVGVMLLYYAQVASRYWQPPGWQGPLNFLESSSPQQLRLQAVWPLLVQLPSNPSQLAVLLGLVLALTIAPRFWLRAIAVVLAVAFSLTISGHWAEVLQYFQPTPFNSADPLFGRDISFYIFALPVQQLLAFWLTGLTLYALVSVALMYLLSGESLSEGNFSGFSALQVRHLQGLSSTLMLAIAFNYWLSRYELLYFQRGVVHGASYTDVVVQLPINTGLSILAVAIAIFFLWRTLTGSKQASQAAPWLYSLGFYVGVAAIAGLVLPAAVQRFGVQPNELARERPYIQRSIALTRQAFDLQAINAETFAPTGELTRAGLLANDLTIRNIRLWDTRPLLQTNRQLQQIRLYYRFPDADVDRYTLLKEEGGRMREEGARVPAAPPAPLGNADSDRPSLLTPLPSPPATEKQQVLIAARELDYSAVPQQAKTWVNEHLVYTHGYGFTLSPVNRVGPGGLPDYFVRDIGVNPADNDASSLTTSSAGIRDSIPIGQPRIYFGEIANTYVMTNTRVKELDYPSGNENVYNTYDGRGGVQIGTPWRRWLFAKYLNDWQMVLTRNFTPQTKLLFRRNINQRIRAIAPFLRYDSEPYLVTADVTADVTADTPISETSNDQNYLYWVVDAYTASDRYPYSDPGDHPFNYIRNSVKVVVDAYNGSVDFYIANPNDPIIKTWAAIFPGLFKPLSAMPTALRSHIRYPVDFFSIQSERLLTYHMTDPQVFYNREDQWQVPTEIYGSEPRLVEPYYLITSLPDNEAEEFILLLPFTPRQRNNLIAWLAARSDGENYGRLLLYEFPKQQLVYGPEQIEARINQDPIISQQISLWNRQGSRVIQGNLLVIPVEQSLLYVEPLYLEAEQNSLPTLVRVIVAYENRIVMAETLDQALQAVFQPEAPAAPVVRPFEDPAAPTEPSLAPTS, via the coding sequence ATGAGTAAGCGTTGGTCTCAAATTATTTTTCGGGTTGTGGCCTTCCTGATTGGGTTGTGGTTGGCATTCGATTTGCTGGCTCGTTTGGGAGGAGAAATTCTTTGGTTTCAGGAACTAGGATATTTGCCTACGTTTCTACTGCGGGCTTTTACCAAGGGGGGGCTTTGGACGATCGCCTGTTTAGTGACGATCGCGTTTTGGTTTGGTAATTTTGCGATCGCCCGACGTTTACAACATCAGAAGCCCCAAGAACAAGACCTCAGCCCTAAGGATATTTTGTGGGGCAATTGGGCCGCTCGTCCGCGTGGTTTAGGGTTGACTCGGTTGCTAACCTTGGCAGTGGGGTTAAATTTCCTCGTAGGAGTGATGCTGCTCTATTACGCTCAGGTGGCGTCGCGCTACTGGCAACCTCCGGGTTGGCAAGGCCCCTTAAACTTTTTGGAATCATCATCCCCTCAGCAACTACGGCTGCAAGCAGTCTGGCCCTTGCTGGTACAGTTGCCCAGCAATCCCTCCCAACTGGCTGTTCTGCTCGGACTAGTATTGGCACTGACGATCGCACCTCGGTTCTGGTTGCGGGCGATCGCGGTAGTTTTGGCAGTGGCTTTTAGCCTCACGATCAGTGGGCATTGGGCAGAAGTGTTGCAATATTTTCAACCCACTCCGTTTAACAGTGCTGACCCTCTGTTTGGCCGAGACATTAGCTTCTATATCTTTGCGCTACCCGTGCAACAGCTGCTGGCTTTTTGGCTAACAGGCTTGACCCTGTATGCCTTGGTGTCAGTGGCACTGATGTATCTACTCTCAGGAGAAAGCTTGAGTGAGGGAAATTTCTCAGGCTTTTCGGCTCTGCAAGTACGTCACCTGCAAGGGCTGAGTAGCACCTTGATGTTGGCGATCGCGTTTAATTATTGGTTGAGCCGTTACGAACTGCTGTACTTCCAGCGGGGTGTGGTGCATGGCGCTAGCTACACCGATGTCGTGGTGCAATTGCCCATCAACACAGGCTTAAGCATTCTGGCAGTCGCGATCGCTATTTTTTTTCTATGGCGCACTCTCACAGGATCGAAACAAGCCAGTCAAGCAGCACCTTGGCTCTATAGCTTGGGTTTTTACGTTGGGGTAGCGGCGATCGCGGGCCTCGTCTTACCTGCCGCAGTGCAACGCTTTGGAGTACAACCCAACGAGCTAGCACGAGAACGTCCCTACATTCAGCGCAGCATTGCCCTAACCCGCCAAGCCTTTGACTTGCAAGCCATCAATGCAGAAACTTTTGCACCTACGGGTGAGCTAACCCGTGCTGGCCTACTAGCCAACGACCTGACCATTCGTAACATTCGCCTATGGGATACCAGACCGCTGTTACAGACAAATCGGCAGCTACAACAGATTCGGTTGTATTACAGGTTTCCAGACGCTGATGTGGATCGATACACGCTTTTGAAGGAGGAAGGAGGAAGGATGAGGGAGGAAGGTGCTAGAGTTCCTGCTGCCCCTCCTGCACCCTTAGGGAACGCTGACAGCGATCGCCCCTCACTCCTCACTCCTCTCCCCTCACCTCCCGCTACAGAGAAGCAGCAAGTTCTAATTGCGGCGCGGGAATTGGACTATAGCGCGGTGCCCCAGCAAGCGAAGACTTGGGTCAACGAACATTTGGTTTACACACATGGCTATGGGTTTACGCTCAGTCCTGTGAACCGAGTAGGCCCAGGAGGACTGCCCGACTATTTTGTCAGAGACATTGGAGTTAATCCTGCGGATAATGATGCCAGTTCGCTGACTACCTCTAGTGCTGGGATTCGGGACAGTATCCCTATTGGCCAGCCTCGGATCTACTTCGGGGAGATTGCCAATACCTATGTCATGACGAATACCAGAGTGAAGGAGCTAGACTATCCCAGCGGTAATGAGAACGTCTACAACACCTATGATGGACGCGGTGGCGTCCAGATTGGTACTCCGTGGCGGCGGTGGCTGTTTGCCAAATACCTCAACGATTGGCAGATGGTGCTGACCCGCAACTTTACGCCCCAAACCAAGTTGCTATTCCGTCGCAACATCAACCAGCGCATTCGGGCGATCGCCCCGTTTCTGCGCTATGACAGTGAACCTTATTTAGTCACGGCGGATGTCACGGCGGATGTCACGGCAGACACGCCTATTTCAGAGACCTCTAACGATCAAAATTACCTGTACTGGGTGGTAGATGCCTATACGGCCAGCGATCGCTACCCCTACTCAGATCCTGGCGACCATCCCTTCAATTACATCCGCAACTCGGTCAAAGTGGTGGTTGATGCCTACAATGGCTCTGTAGATTTTTACATTGCCAACCCCAACGATCCCATTATCAAAACTTGGGCTGCTATTTTTCCGGGCCTATTTAAGCCACTTAGCGCTATGCCAACTGCACTCCGCAGTCATATTCGCTATCCGGTAGACTTTTTTAGCATTCAGTCGGAACGGTTGCTGACTTATCACATGACCGATCCGCAGGTATTTTACAATCGGGAAGACCAGTGGCAGGTACCCACTGAAATTTACGGCAGTGAGCCGCGGTTAGTTGAGCCGTACTATTTGATCACAAGCTTGCCAGATAACGAAGCAGAAGAATTCATTTTATTGCTGCCCTTTACGCCTCGACAGCGCAATAATTTAATTGCTTGGTTGGCAGCGCGATCAGACGGTGAAAACTACGGCAGGTTGCTACTCTACGAGTTTCCCAAACAACAACTGGTCTATGGGCCAGAACAAATCGAAGCGAGAATTAACCAAGACCCGATTATTTCTCAGCAAATTTCCTTATGGAATCGGCAAGGTTCGCGGGTGATCCAGGGCAATCTTTTAGTGATCCCAGTCGAGCAATCGTTACTGTATGTAGAGCCTCTATATCTAGAAGCCGAGCAAAATAGTCTCCCTACTTTAGTGCGGGTGATCGTAGCTTACGAAAACCGAATTGTAATGGCAGAAACCCTAGATCAAGCTTTGCAAGCAGTCTTCCAGCCAGAAGCACCCGCTGCCCCGGTCGTGCGTCCGTTTGAAGATCCAGCCGCCCCCACCGAACCTTCTCTTGCCCCAACGTCCTGA